ATGCGTAAATGACGACTCCACACTTAAAACCACTTTATGCCATTGTTCCTGCTGCCGGTATTGGTAGTAGAATGAAAGCAGATCTGCCTAAACAGTACTTAAAGCTGCACAATAAAACCATCTTAGAACACACCGTTGATAAGCTTTTAGAACATCCTAGTATTGATAAGGTTATTATTGCCGTTTCTGATGACGATGCTTATTTCAAGCAGCTTTCATTGGCGTCGAACAACAATGTTATCCGTGTAATCGGTGGTTTAGAGCGTGCTGACTCGGTGTTGTCTGGCCTTGATTATTTATTGCATACGGTTAAAAAACCAGATGCGTGGGTATTGGTACATGATGCGGCTAGACCTTGTATAGATTTAGCTGATATCGATAAATTGATCAAGCAGGTAATGGTGACAGAAGACGGCGGTATTTTAGCGGCACCGGTACGAGATACAATGAAACGTGGAAACCGTTCGGCTTCGATAAATGAAACCGTAGATAGAGAAAATTTGTGGCATGCATTAACACCCCAAATGTTTAAGGTTCAGCCACTACATGATGCACTGGTTGGTGCGATGAAGGCAGGCATTAACATTACTGATGAAGCATCGGCAATGGAGTGGGCGGGTTGTAAGCCTAAGCTAGTTATAGGAAGGATGGATAATTTTAAGATAACGCAGCCCGAAGATTTAGCTTTAGCCGCTTTCTATCTAGGTGAACGCGTTAGGTGAACGAATATAACATTATCTCGAAAAAACTTTAACCACGAAAGAACAATAGACCCTAGTGTTTAGGAAAAAGGAAATAGTTGATGATCCGAATTGGCCACGGTTTTGATGTGCACAAGTTTGGTGGTGATGGACCAATAATAATTGGTGGTGTTTCTATTCCTTATGAACAAGGATTGATAGCGCATTCTGATGGTGATGTTGCACTCCATGCTTTAACAGATGCACTTTTAGGTGCCATATCGCAGGGTGATATTGGCCGTCATTTTCCGGATACGGATGAACAATGGAAAGGTGCAAATAGTCGTGAGTTGATGAAAGAAGTATACCGACTTGTCAACGAGAAAGGCTATCAAATTGGCAACCTAGACGTGACCATTATTGCCCAGTCTCCTAAGATGTTACCTTATATTCAGTGTATGCGTGATGTTATTTCAGAAGACCTACGAACGTCTGTGGATAATGTAAACGTGAAAGCAACAACAACAGAAAAACTCGGCTTTACCGGAAGAAAAGAAGGCATTGCGTGCGAAGCTGTTGTTTTATTAAAGAAGATAGAAAACTAATGACAGATATCCTAGCCGAATTGGCTTATTTACATGGTAAGCCAACTTCAAAAGCTAAATTGAAAGCGAAACCAGAGCACTTTGTTGTAAAAGAAAATCTGGGGTTTGAATTTTCGGGATCTGGTGAGCATTTAATGGTTCGTATTCGTAAGACAGGTGAAAATACCAGTTTTGTGGTAAATGAATTAGCCAAAGTATGCGGTGTTAAATCTAAGAATATCGGATGGGCCGGTTTAAAAGATAGGCATGCGATAACTGAACAATGGCTCAGTATCCAGCTTCCAAAATTGGATACACCTGATTTTTCAGTGTTTGAACAGCAGTATCCAAGTATTCAAATTCTCGAAACGGCACGCCATAACAGAAAACTCCGTCCGGGAGACCTCATTGGTAACGATTTTGAAATTACGTTGTCTGAAGTGACGGATACAGACGATGTCGAAGCGAGAATACAACAAGTGATCGAAAACGGTGTGCCTAATTATTTTGGTGCGCAAAGGTTTGGTAGAGAAGGCAATAACCTATCTGAAGCAAGACGTTGGGGTAGAGATAACGTTCGAACTAAAAACCAGAATCAACGTAGCCTTTATTTATCGACTGCCCGTTCTTGGATATTTAATCACATTGTGTCAAGCCGGATGAACAAAGGGGTTATTAATACCCTGATTGCCGGTGATATCGTGAGTCAACCTGATAAGTTAATTGAGATTGATGAAGCAAACATATCAAGCTTTCAGGAAGAATTAGAGGCAGGTAAATCAACCTTAACAGCGGCATTAGCTGGAGATAATGCTTTACCTACAAAAGAAGATGCGCTTGAGATAGAACAGGCTGTGGTTGATGCAGAGCCTGAGCTGATGGCTCTCATCCGAGGTAACAGAATGCGTCATGATCGAAGGGATGTACTATTAAGGCCTTTAGGTCTTCGCTTCAAAGTGGAAGATAGTATGATCCAACTTTCATTTTCATTAACATCTGGCAGCTTTGCAACTTCTATTGTTAGAGAGTTAATTGAAGAAATCCCAGTAGAGCGTCATTTTGATCAAGGATAAGTAATGAAGATTCTACTAAGTAATGATGATGGTGTGCATGCAAATGGAATTAAAGCACTTGCTGAATCATTAAAGGATATGGCCGAAATTGTTATTGTTGCCCCAGACCGGAATCGCTCTGGTGCATCAAACTCGTTAACACTAGAAAACCCTTTAAGGGTGGTCGAAATCGAGAAAAACATTTATTCGGTTCAAGGGACGCCAACAGATTGTGTTCATTTTGCATTAAATGAGTTGCTTAAAGATGACATGCCCGATCTTGTACTTTCTGGAATCAATCATGGTGCTAACTTAGGCGATGATGTGCTTTATTCAGGGACGGTTGCCGCCGCAATGGAAGGACACTTTCTTGGTGTTCAGTCGATTGCATTTTCATTGGTAGGCGATCAACATTTTGAGACCGCGGGTAGAATTGTTCGTGCGATTGTTGATCAACATAATATGTCGCCTATTCCGGCAAACCGACTTCTTAATATCAATATACCGGATGTACCATTTGATGAACTGAAAGGGCAGCAAGTCACACGACTTGGCGCACGTCATCACGCAGAAACCATGATCAAACAACAAGACCCTCGAGGTCATGATGTTTATTGGTTAGGGCCTCCAGGAAGAGAGCAAGATGCAGGTTTAGGTACCGACTTTTATGCGATAGAGAATGGACTGGTTTCTATTACTCCAATGCAGGTCGATTTAACGGCGCATGATTCTCTTGGTAGCATGGATACTTGGCTAAAAGGTAACGTGAAATGAGCAACCCTCAAGCAGATAGATTAATAGATTTTCTATCTTCTAGTGGAATTCAATGTCCCAAAGTACTCGATGCTATTCGTCGAGTACCGAGAGAACATTTTATATCTGAAGCGCTAATGCATCAGGCCTATGATAATAATGCTTTACCGATTGCTCATGGGCAAACAATCTCTCAGCCATATATTGTTGCCAAGATGACGGAATTGTTAAACTTGTTCCCTAATTCTAGATTACTAGAAATAGGAACAGGCTCAGGATACCAAACCGCGGTGTTGGCCCAGTTAGTGGACAGAGTTTATTCCGTAGAACGTATCAAATCATTGCAATGGGATGCGAAAAGGCGACTTAAGTTACTCGATATATACAATGTCTCTACTAAGCATGCCGATGGTTGGCAAGGATGGTCGACTCAAGCTCCTTTCGATGCGATCGTCGTTACCGCCGCGGCTACTCAGGTTCCGCAAGAGTTGTTAGCTCAGCTAGCAGACAAAGGGTGTTTAGTTATTCCAGTTGGTGGCGATAATCAACAATTGTTGAAAATAGTAAGACAAGGTGGTGAATTCATTTCAACGGTTATTGAACCGGTTCGATTTGTACCTTTAATAGCAGGTGATTTAGCGTAAAGCATGAAAAGTAAATTGAAACTGATATTTTGTATAAGCATTTTGAGCTGCGTACTTATAGGGTGCACGGCAACTTCTCCTGCGCCGGTTTCAAGCATCAATAAAGACTACAGTACGATTGAAAGAGGCAGTTACAGAGGAAGTTTTTATCAAGTGCAAAAGGGAGACACCCTTTATTTTATCGCATACGTCACAGATAAGAATGTAAATGACTTGGTTCGTTACAATGGACTTGCTGCTCCTTACACGATCAGACCGGGACAAAAACTTAAATTGTGGCAACCTGCCTATAAATCTCCAGCCTATGGAGGATCTGGCTCAGGATCTTCCGCAGTCACTGTTGCATCAGTAACCGCAGCTAGTACTGCAACTGGTGGAACATCTGTTTCATCTGTTTCTGGGGGGAAATCAACAACTCAATCTGCAAAAAAACCAGCCAATAAGACGACAAAATCAACTTCAAATAATTCAAGTTCAACCAAAAACCCCACTAAAAAGAATGTTGATCAGAGTAAATCAAAAGAGTATGTTGGCTCTAAGAGTAAACAAAATGTTAACAAAACTGTCAGTAATCCAAAGCCAAAGAATAACAAGATTTCTAAATGGATTTGGCCTACTAAAGGTAGAGTTATTAAGAAGTTTTCTTCCGGAGACCAGGGAAATAAAGGTATTGACATAGCAGGGCAGCGAGGTCAATCCATCATTTCTACGGCAGGCGGTAAAATCGTTTACTCTGGGAATGCACTTCGAGGATACGGTAACTTAATTATTGTGAAACATAATGATAACTATCTAAGTGCATATGCCCACAACGACCGTTTGCTAGTAAGCGAAGGACAAAATGTAAAAGCAGGACAAAAAATAGCAACCATGGGAAGTTCTGGTAGCAATAACGTAAAACTGCATTTTGAAATTCGTTATCAAGGTAAGTCTGTTAATCCACAGAGGTACTTGCCTTAAGAAAAAATTACTTCAACGACATTTATAAAAAGAATGTCTTGCTAGCTCGCCAAGGGGAGGCACTATGGGTATCAGCAATGCAGCAACAAAAGTCGAAGAGTTCGAGACAAACGAGAAAGCTCTGGAAGAGCTGGGTTCGGGTCGTCTTGTACAAGAAGTTAAATCTAAAAAGGTAGCTAAAGAAGAGTTAGAAGTCACCGCTAAAAGTCTAGATGCAACACAACTTTATCTTGGGGAAATTGGTTTCTCTCCACTATTAACGGCAGAAGAAGAAGTGTTGTACGCTCGAAGAGCTTTACGCGGCGACGAAGCAGCACGTAAACGTATGATTGAAAGTAATCTGCGTCTTGTGGTTAAGATATCACGTCGTTACAGTAACCGAGGACTCGCGTTACTTGATCTCATTGAAGAAGGCAACCTAGGCCTTATCCGTGCAGTTGAGAAATTTGATCCAGAACGTGGATTTAGATTCTCTACATACGCCACGTGGTGGATTCGTCAAACAATAGAACGTGCATTGATGAACCAGACACGCACCATCCGTTTACCCATCCACGTTGTTAAAGAGTTAAATATCTATCTAAGAACCGCGCGTGAACTTTCACAAAAGTTGGATCACGAGCCTACAGCAGAAGAAATTGCTGAAAAACTAGATAAGCCTGTGAGTGATGTCAGTAAGATGTTACGTCTAAACGAGCGAGTAAGCTCGGTAGATACACCGATTGGTGGTGATGGCGAAAAAGTACTACTCGATATTATTCCAGATACTAACCACTCAGATCCTGAGGTATCAACTCAAGATGATGATATTAAAAATTCGCTTATCGACTGGTTAGATGAATTAAACCCTAAGCAGAAAGAAGTACTCGCGAGACGGTTTGGATTACTTGGTTACGAGCCGTCAACACTTGAAGAAGTCGGCCGTGAAATTAGCCTAACACGTGAACGTGTACGTCAGATACAGGTGGAAGGTTTACGCCGGTTACGTGAAATCTTACTCAAGCAGGGATTGAATATGGAATCTCTATTTGATGTTGATCAGATGTAATTTTACTTGGCGAAATTGAAAGGCGTTTGCTTGGTTAATCTATTAACCTAGCAGCGCCTTTTTCATTGCTTTTAAAGCAGCTTTTTCAAACGATACAACTCATCTAAAGCCTGCCTTGGCGTTAGGTCATCCGGGTCGATATTCGATAACGCTTCTTCTACTTCACTTGGTTCAGGTATTAAGCTGAGTTGATTAGCAATATCGACTTCATTTTTGTTTCCACGTGGTTGATCGGCAAGTTTTTCTAGTTGATTTAGTTTTGCCCTTGCGTTTCTGATTACGGTCTTAGGTACGCCTGCTAATCCAGCCACAGCTAAACCGTAGGATTTGCTTGCCGCGCCTTCTTGCACAGCATGCATAAAGGCGATGCTGTCACCATGCTCGACGGCATCCAGATGTACATTGGCTAAATGGTCGACTAAATTTGGCAATTCTGTAAGCTCAAAATAGTGGGTAGCAAACAGCGTCATTGACCCAATTTGATTGGCCAGCCATTCTGCACTGGCCCAGGCCAAAGACAGCCCATCATAGGTACTGGTTCCGCGACCTATTTCGTCCATTAACACTAAGCTGTGTGGGGTTGCGTTGTGTAGAATATTGGCGGTTTCAGTCATTTCAACCATAAAGGTTGAACGACCAGATGCGAGGTCATCAGAGGCGCCAATTCGAGTGAAAATTCTGTCAATCGAGCCAATAACGGCCTCTTCTGCTGGTACATAGGAACCAATATGGGCGAGTAATACAATAAGCGCAGTTTGGCGCATATAGGTTGACTTACCCCCCATATTTGGACCTGTAATAATCAACATCTTACGACTTGGGTTCAGGTCGATAGGATTCGCAATAAATGGGTCATTCATCACCTGTTCAACAACCGGGTGTCGTCCATTTTTTATCTGTATTCCAACGGAATCAGTCAATTTTGGACGGCAATAACCTAAGCTATCGGCTCTTTCTGCCAAATTTTGCAATACATCTAATTGTGAAATCGCAGACGCTAAATTTTGCATCTGTTCTAAATGAGGAAGCAATAAGTCAAAAAGTTGCTCCCAAAGTTGTTTCTCTATCGCCAGTGCTTTAGATTTAGAGCTTAGCACCTTATCTTCATGTTCTTTTAGTTCTGGAATGATATAGCGTTCAGCGTGTTTTAGTGTTTGTCGACGCAAATAGTGTGCGGGAACGAGATGGCTCTGGCCACGGCTGACTTGAATATAAAAGCCATGTACGTTGTTGAACCCCACCTTTAGCGATTCTATACCGTGTGTTTCTCTCTCTTCCAATTCTAGTTTTTCTAAATATTCTGTCGCGCCGTCAGCGAGTGTGCGCCATTCGTCGAGTTCTTCACTGTACCCTGGAGCGATGACGCCACCATCTCTGATA
This portion of the Vibrio sp. VB16 genome encodes:
- the ispF gene encoding 2-C-methyl-D-erythritol 2,4-cyclodiphosphate synthase — its product is MIRIGHGFDVHKFGGDGPIIIGGVSIPYEQGLIAHSDGDVALHALTDALLGAISQGDIGRHFPDTDEQWKGANSRELMKEVYRLVNEKGYQIGNLDVTIIAQSPKMLPYIQCMRDVISEDLRTSVDNVNVKATTTEKLGFTGRKEGIACEAVVLLKKIEN
- the mutS gene encoding DNA mismatch repair protein MutS; its protein translation is MTKATHTHTPMMQQYLRLKAENPEILLFYRMGDFYELFYDDAKKASQLLDISLTKRGASAGEPIPMAGVPFHAVEGYLAKLVQLGESIAICEQIGDPATSKGPVERQVVRIITPGTVTDEALLSERSDNLVAAIYHQKGKFGYATLDITSGRFQLSQPETEEAMLAELQRTTPKELLFPEDFEPIDVISSIKGSRRRPVWEFELDTAKQQLNQQFGTRDLIGFGVEQASLGLCAAGCLIQYVKDTQKTALPHIRSLTFDSQDNSVILDAATRRNLEITQNLSGGYDNTLGSVIDHSSTAMGSRMLQRWLHQPMRCKETLNQRLSAISEIKDQGAFVELKPVLKQIGDIERIIARLAIRTARPRDLARLRHAMQQLPELESYLQTLSNPYVAKLAQYAAPMDDICHLLETAVKENPPVVIRDGGVIAPGYSEELDEWRTLADGATEYLEKLELEERETHGIESLKVGFNNVHGFYIQVSRGQSHLVPAHYLRRQTLKHAERYIIPELKEHEDKVLSSKSKALAIEKQLWEQLFDLLLPHLEQMQNLASAISQLDVLQNLAERADSLGYCRPKLTDSVGIQIKNGRHPVVEQVMNDPFIANPIDLNPSRKMLIITGPNMGGKSTYMRQTALIVLLAHIGSYVPAEEAVIGSIDRIFTRIGASDDLASGRSTFMVEMTETANILHNATPHSLVLMDEIGRGTSTYDGLSLAWASAEWLANQIGSMTLFATHYFELTELPNLVDHLANVHLDAVEHGDSIAFMHAVQEGAASKSYGLAVAGLAGVPKTVIRNARAKLNQLEKLADQPRGNKNEVDIANQLSLIPEPSEVEEALSNIDPDDLTPRQALDELYRLKKLL
- a CDS encoding peptidoglycan DD-metalloendopeptidase family protein — encoded protein: MKSKLKLIFCISILSCVLIGCTATSPAPVSSINKDYSTIERGSYRGSFYQVQKGDTLYFIAYVTDKNVNDLVRYNGLAAPYTIRPGQKLKLWQPAYKSPAYGGSGSGSSAVTVASVTAASTATGGTSVSSVSGGKSTTQSAKKPANKTTKSTSNNSSSTKNPTKKNVDQSKSKEYVGSKSKQNVNKTVSNPKPKNNKISKWIWPTKGRVIKKFSSGDQGNKGIDIAGQRGQSIISTAGGKIVYSGNALRGYGNLIIVKHNDNYLSAYAHNDRLLVSEGQNVKAGQKIATMGSSGSNNVKLHFEIRYQGKSVNPQRYLP
- the surE gene encoding 5'/3'-nucleotidase SurE yields the protein MKILLSNDDGVHANGIKALAESLKDMAEIVIVAPDRNRSGASNSLTLENPLRVVEIEKNIYSVQGTPTDCVHFALNELLKDDMPDLVLSGINHGANLGDDVLYSGTVAAAMEGHFLGVQSIAFSLVGDQHFETAGRIVRAIVDQHNMSPIPANRLLNINIPDVPFDELKGQQVTRLGARHHAETMIKQQDPRGHDVYWLGPPGREQDAGLGTDFYAIENGLVSITPMQVDLTAHDSLGSMDTWLKGNVK
- the truD gene encoding tRNA pseudouridine(13) synthase TruD, encoding MTDILAELAYLHGKPTSKAKLKAKPEHFVVKENLGFEFSGSGEHLMVRIRKTGENTSFVVNELAKVCGVKSKNIGWAGLKDRHAITEQWLSIQLPKLDTPDFSVFEQQYPSIQILETARHNRKLRPGDLIGNDFEITLSEVTDTDDVEARIQQVIENGVPNYFGAQRFGREGNNLSEARRWGRDNVRTKNQNQRSLYLSTARSWIFNHIVSSRMNKGVINTLIAGDIVSQPDKLIEIDEANISSFQEELEAGKSTLTAALAGDNALPTKEDALEIEQAVVDAEPELMALIRGNRMRHDRRDVLLRPLGLRFKVEDSMIQLSFSLTSGSFATSIVRELIEEIPVERHFDQG
- the rpoS gene encoding RNA polymerase sigma factor RpoS yields the protein MGISNAATKVEEFETNEKALEELGSGRLVQEVKSKKVAKEELEVTAKSLDATQLYLGEIGFSPLLTAEEEVLYARRALRGDEAARKRMIESNLRLVVKISRRYSNRGLALLDLIEEGNLGLIRAVEKFDPERGFRFSTYATWWIRQTIERALMNQTRTIRLPIHVVKELNIYLRTARELSQKLDHEPTAEEIAEKLDKPVSDVSKMLRLNERVSSVDTPIGGDGEKVLLDIIPDTNHSDPEVSTQDDDIKNSLIDWLDELNPKQKEVLARRFGLLGYEPSTLEEVGREISLTRERVRQIQVEGLRRLREILLKQGLNMESLFDVDQM
- a CDS encoding protein-L-isoaspartate(D-aspartate) O-methyltransferase — protein: MSNPQADRLIDFLSSSGIQCPKVLDAIRRVPREHFISEALMHQAYDNNALPIAHGQTISQPYIVAKMTELLNLFPNSRLLEIGTGSGYQTAVLAQLVDRVYSVERIKSLQWDAKRRLKLLDIYNVSTKHADGWQGWSTQAPFDAIVVTAAATQVPQELLAQLADKGCLVIPVGGDNQQLLKIVRQGGEFISTVIEPVRFVPLIAGDLA
- the ispD gene encoding 2-C-methyl-D-erythritol 4-phosphate cytidylyltransferase codes for the protein MTTPHLKPLYAIVPAAGIGSRMKADLPKQYLKLHNKTILEHTVDKLLEHPSIDKVIIAVSDDDAYFKQLSLASNNNVIRVIGGLERADSVLSGLDYLLHTVKKPDAWVLVHDAARPCIDLADIDKLIKQVMVTEDGGILAAPVRDTMKRGNRSASINETVDRENLWHALTPQMFKVQPLHDALVGAMKAGINITDEASAMEWAGCKPKLVIGRMDNFKITQPEDLALAAFYLGERVR